One Azospirillum sp. B510 genomic window carries:
- a CDS encoding metallophosphoesterase family protein — MGSFHFLHAADIHLDSPLHGLSRYDGVPAEEVRGATRAAFDNLVAYACDQAVDFVLIAGDLFDGDWKDMGTGLYFARAMGRLAAAGIPVYWLSGNHDAASALTRSLPWPDTVKQFRPRRSHTHVIDHLGVAIHGQSFPNAHVTDNLAAGYPDRVEHHFNIGLLHTALTGHPGHATYAPCTIDDLRARHYDYWALGHVHDFTVVAESPYIVFPGNLQGRNIRETGPKGAVHVEVEDGAVARLTHVPLDTVRWLRVKVDCTGISKPDEIDAAIRTALANRHAELSDGRPTVARVVLTGSTSLAGKLQDGRATQRDTVRALAAAVAPDLWIEKVHLDVTMPGSAPVADGAAEDIMALLAEVRQSPELAQDLKADLLPFLTAAARAGEFDEDSLAAMATRDDWQALLAIAGSALEARLTGKETE, encoded by the coding sequence ATGGGCAGTTTCCACTTCCTCCACGCAGCCGATATCCACCTCGACAGCCCCTTGCACGGCTTGTCACGTTACGACGGGGTGCCGGCGGAGGAAGTGCGTGGCGCGACGCGGGCGGCCTTCGACAATCTGGTCGCCTATGCCTGCGATCAGGCGGTGGATTTCGTGCTGATCGCCGGCGACCTGTTCGACGGCGACTGGAAGGACATGGGCACCGGTCTCTACTTCGCCCGCGCGATGGGAAGGCTGGCGGCGGCAGGCATCCCGGTCTATTGGCTGTCCGGAAATCATGATGCGGCCTCCGCCCTGACCCGGTCGCTGCCTTGGCCGGACACCGTGAAGCAGTTCAGGCCGCGCCGCTCGCACACCCACGTCATCGACCATCTGGGCGTCGCGATCCACGGGCAGAGCTTTCCGAATGCCCATGTCACCGACAATCTCGCCGCCGGCTATCCCGACCGGGTGGAGCATCATTTCAACATCGGCCTTCTTCACACCGCGCTGACTGGCCATCCGGGACACGCGACCTACGCACCCTGCACCATCGACGATCTGCGGGCCCGCCATTACGACTATTGGGCGCTGGGGCATGTGCATGACTTCACCGTCGTCGCCGAATCGCCCTACATCGTGTTCCCCGGCAACCTCCAGGGCCGGAACATCCGGGAGACCGGACCGAAGGGGGCTGTCCATGTGGAGGTGGAGGACGGCGCCGTCGCCCGTCTGACCCATGTGCCGCTGGACACCGTGCGCTGGCTTCGGGTGAAGGTGGACTGCACCGGAATCAGCAAGCCGGACGAGATCGACGCCGCGATCCGCACCGCCCTCGCCAACCGGCATGCCGAACTGTCCGACGGACGTCCGACCGTCGCCCGTGTGGTGCTGACCGGCTCGACGTCCCTGGCCGGCAAACTTCAGGACGGACGGGCGACCCAGCGCGACACCGTGCGCGCCCTGGCCGCCGCGGTCGCGCCGGACCTGTGGATCGAAAAGGTTCATTTGGACGTCACCATGCCCGGTTCGGCGCCGGTCGCCGACGGGGCCGCGGAGGACATCATGGCTCTGCTGGCCGAGGTCCGCCAATCGCCGGAACTGGCCCAGGACCTGAAGGCGGACCTCCTTCCCTTCCTGACCGCGGCGGCCAGGGCCGGGGAATTCGACGAGGACAGCCTCGCCGCCATGGCGACACGGGACGACTGGCAGGCTCTGTTGGCGATTGCGGGAAGTGCGCTGGAAGCCCGCCTCACCGGTAAGGAGACAGAGTGA